A genomic segment from Branchiostoma floridae strain S238N-H82 chromosome 7, Bfl_VNyyK, whole genome shotgun sequence encodes:
- the LOC118418820 gene encoding NF-X1-type zinc finger protein NFXL1-like isoform X1 — protein MDPSRQTFLGRGRGKRQPAGSGTDRAGSQGGGRGRDQWPSHGGGDMFGRADVGGGGPGPGRGRGESGGAWGQDKRKSGGRGKKQKRSEQGKQAESDPQLDYDAAVRKMEAAQKQMQESAQRHLEQYEDSSEEEELDKEKILSSAVQSYNQALGSEEDADLSHVKQHLVQTCHSGAAVCLICIATIKRNEPVWNCRLCACMLHLQCIQRWVRDGVTQTSLLSDEHFPNRDIPWQCPKCRHDYSQAETPTRYFCFCGKVEDPEFDPWLVPHSCGQTCSRALQPECGHNCLLLCHPGPCPPCPQMVKSTCYCRKKPPEPRRCAAREWSCSQVCGRKLPCGLHTCGQVCHAGDCPPCSKESSQPCQCGQKSAVRPCAEPTWQCDKVCGKPLSCGFHTCEKVCHSGACGPCPRTGKRTCPCGKTVYSDLSCTEDAPTCIDTCGKELSCGSHLCTDKCHFGPCGQCWEMATKTCRCGQRKKSLPCNKEYLCETRCTNMRNCQRHQCRRKCCGGQCPPCDQNCGRSLNCRNHKCPTKCHPGQCYPCNETVDISCHCGFTVITVPCGRKRGAKPPKCMQPCRKPPDCHHPQRAPHPCHANDCPPCRQRCCLPLPGCSHICPHPCHTAVKVLQKPQGKRAGPWEPVLQPVLTVVRFDCPPCQVPLPVQCLGGHEISPLPCSQARPFPCGRPCGRRLTCTNHTCSKICHLVTIVGDDPSQAGPECEVCEEGCGRPRPEGCVHPCLRPCHPGDCPPCEQMVRQPCHCKIIQLFIECSKWTAADDKTRQDLLSCQSPCPKLLSCGHQCTQVCHAGNCPGPENCNRKTNIRCPCRRKKKDVRCSALQKGEARLECDDICQQVKDEKQKAAELEKEKHEEAEKQKQQEELEEFQRKMNKRRRQRKQRSEVDEKIPWYRDRKTVALLVSMVTVLLFAIMYQLTSD, from the exons ATGGATCCTTCTCGCCAGACGTTCTTGGGGCGGGGGCGGGGCAAACGACAGCCGGCGGGAAGCGGGACCGACAGGGCAGGATCGCAAGGAGGCGGCCGGGGCAGGGACCAGTGGCCCTCCCATGGCGGGGGAGACATGTTCGGGCGGGCCGATGTAGGGGGAGGCGGTCCTGGCCCGGGCAGAGGGCGGGGGGAGTCAGGAGGGGCGTGGGGGCAGGACAAGCGCAAATCTGGGGGCCGGGGCAAGAAACAGAAGCGTTCTGAGCAAGGGAAACAAG CAGAGAGTGATCCTCAGCTGGACTATGATGCAGCTGTGAGGAAGATGGAGGCAGCACAGAAACAGATGCAGGAGTCGGCCCAGCGCCACCTGGAGCAGTACGAGGACTCGTCTGAGGAGGAGGAACTCGACAAGGAGAAGATTCTGAGTTCTGCTGTGCAGTCCTATAACCAGGCACTTG GTTCTGAGGAAGATGCAGACTTGAGCCATGTTAAGCAGCACCTTGTGCAGACGTGCCACTCTGGAGCAGCCGTCTGTCTCATCTGCATTGCCACCATCAAGAGAAATGAGCCG GTGTGGAACTGCCGTCTGTGCGCGTGTATGCTGCACCTACAGTGTATCCAGCGGTGGGTGAGGGACGGAGTGACACAGACGTCCCTGTTGTCAGACGAACACTTTCCTAACAGGGACATCCCATGGCAGTG CCCAAAGTGCAGACATGACTACAGCCAGGCTGAGACTCCCACCAGATACTTCTGCTTCTGTGGTAAAGTG GAAGACCCTGAGTTTGACCCTTGGCTGGTTCCCCACTCCTGTGGACAGACCTGTAGCCGTGCACTACAGCCAGAATGTGGCCACAACTGCCTTCTCCTCTGTCACCCAG GACCATGTCCCCCCTGCCCACAGATGGTGAAGAGCACATGTTACTGTCGGAAGAAACCACCTGAACCCCGCAGGTGTGCAGCACGGGAGTGGTCCTGTAGCCAGGTGTGTGGTAGGAAGCTGCCCTGTGGTCTGCACACCTGTGGACAGGTGTGTCATGCAG GAGATTGCCCACCCTGTAGTAAGGAGAGCTCCCAGCCCTGTCAGTGTGGGCAGAAGTCAGCTGTCAGACCCTGTGCTGAGCCTACCTGGCAGTGTGACAAG GTGTGTGGGAAGCCTCTAAGCTGTGGTTTCCATACTTGTGAAAAG GTATGTCACAGTGGGGCATGTGGGCCCTGTCCCAGGACTGGGAAGAGGACCTGTCCATGTGGGAAGACAG TGTATTCTGATCTGTCTTGTACTGAGGATGCACCAACATGTATTGACACCTGTGGGAAG GAGCTGTCCTGTGGTAGTCACTTGTGCACGGACAAGTGTCACTTTGGGCCTTGTGGACAG TGTTGGGAGATGGCGACCAAAACTTGTCGGTGTGGCCAGAGGAAGAAATCCCTGCCGTGTAACAAGGAGTACCTATGTGAGACCAGGTGTACCAACATGCGCAACTGCCAGCGCCACCAGTGCCGAAGGAAG TGCTGTGGTGGTCAGTGTCCACCCTGTGACCAGAATTGTGGCCGGTCCCTGAACTGCAGGAATCACAAATGTCCAACAAAGTGTCATCCAG gccaGTGCTACCCCTGTAATGAGACCGTGGACATCTCCTGTCACTGCGGCTTTACTGTCATCACTGTGCCCTGTGGGAGGAAGAGGGGTGCCAAACCTCCCAAGTGCATGCAGCCATGCAG AAAGCCTCCAGACTGCCACCACCCCCAGCGTGCACCCCACCCCTGCCATGCCAACGACTGTCCGCCCTGCCGGCAGAGGTGCTGTCTGCCCCTGCCTGGCTGTTCCCACATCTGCCCTCACCCCTGCCATACTGCCGTCAAGGTTCTACAGAAACCTCAG GGGAAGCGTGCGGGTCCATGGGAGCCTGTACTTCAGCCGGTCCTGACAgtggtcaggtttgactgtccACCCTGCCAAGTACCTCTCCCTGT ACAATGCTTGGGAGGACATGAG ATTAGCCCGTTACCCTGCAGCCAGGCCAGACCCTTCCCATGTGGACGACCTTGTGGGCGGCGACTCACCTGTACCAACCACACCTGTTCGAAAATATGTCATCTCGTCACCATTGTTGGGGATGACCCTTCACAG GCTGGTCCCGAGTGTGAGGTGTGTGAAGAAGGGTGTGGTCGGCCCCGCCCAGAGGGATGTGTGCACCCCTGTCTCCGCCCCTGTCACCCCGGCGACTGCCCGCCCTGTGAACAGATGGTGCGCCAACCCTGCCACTGCAAGATCATCCAACTCTTCATTGAGtgcag CAAATGGACAGCTGCCGatgacaagacaagacaagacctCCTGAGCTGTCAGAGCCCCTGTCCCAAACTG TTGTCTTGTGGACACCAGTGCACCCAGGTGTGCCATGCTGGGAACTGCCCCGGGCCAGAGAACTGCAACCGTAAAACCAACATCCGCTGTCCGTGTCGCAGGAAAAAGAAG GATGTGCGCTGCAGTGCCTTGCAGAAGGGAGAGGCCAGGTTGGAATGTGATGACATCTGCCAACAAGTCAAAGATGAAAAACAAAAG GCAGCTGAGCTGGAAAAGGAGAAACATGAAGAAGCTGAGAAGCAGAAACAACAG GAAGAGCTGGAGGAGTTCCAGCGTAAGATGAACAAGAGGCGACGGCAGAGGAAGCAGAGGTCGGAGGTTGATGAGAAGATCCCGTGGTACCGGGACAGGAAGACTGTCGCTCTTCTGGTCTCCATGGTTACGGTGCTGCTGTTTGCTATCATGTATCAACTTACTTCTGACTGA
- the LOC118418820 gene encoding NF-X1-type zinc finger protein NFXL1-like isoform X2 yields MDPSRQTFLGRGRGKRQPAGSGTDRAGSQGGGRGRDQWPSHGGGDMFGRADVGGGGPGPGRGRGESGGAWGQDKRKSGGRGKKQKRSEQGKQESDPQLDYDAAVRKMEAAQKQMQESAQRHLEQYEDSSEEEELDKEKILSSAVQSYNQALGSEEDADLSHVKQHLVQTCHSGAAVCLICIATIKRNEPVWNCRLCACMLHLQCIQRWVRDGVTQTSLLSDEHFPNRDIPWQCPKCRHDYSQAETPTRYFCFCGKVEDPEFDPWLVPHSCGQTCSRALQPECGHNCLLLCHPGPCPPCPQMVKSTCYCRKKPPEPRRCAAREWSCSQVCGRKLPCGLHTCGQVCHAGDCPPCSKESSQPCQCGQKSAVRPCAEPTWQCDKVCGKPLSCGFHTCEKVCHSGACGPCPRTGKRTCPCGKTVYSDLSCTEDAPTCIDTCGKELSCGSHLCTDKCHFGPCGQCWEMATKTCRCGQRKKSLPCNKEYLCETRCTNMRNCQRHQCRRKCCGGQCPPCDQNCGRSLNCRNHKCPTKCHPGQCYPCNETVDISCHCGFTVITVPCGRKRGAKPPKCMQPCRKPPDCHHPQRAPHPCHANDCPPCRQRCCLPLPGCSHICPHPCHTAVKVLQKPQGKRAGPWEPVLQPVLTVVRFDCPPCQVPLPVQCLGGHEISPLPCSQARPFPCGRPCGRRLTCTNHTCSKICHLVTIVGDDPSQAGPECEVCEEGCGRPRPEGCVHPCLRPCHPGDCPPCEQMVRQPCHCKIIQLFIECSKWTAADDKTRQDLLSCQSPCPKLLSCGHQCTQVCHAGNCPGPENCNRKTNIRCPCRRKKKDVRCSALQKGEARLECDDICQQVKDEKQKAAELEKEKHEEAEKQKQQEELEEFQRKMNKRRRQRKQRSEVDEKIPWYRDRKTVALLVSMVTVLLFAIMYQLTSD; encoded by the exons ATGGATCCTTCTCGCCAGACGTTCTTGGGGCGGGGGCGGGGCAAACGACAGCCGGCGGGAAGCGGGACCGACAGGGCAGGATCGCAAGGAGGCGGCCGGGGCAGGGACCAGTGGCCCTCCCATGGCGGGGGAGACATGTTCGGGCGGGCCGATGTAGGGGGAGGCGGTCCTGGCCCGGGCAGAGGGCGGGGGGAGTCAGGAGGGGCGTGGGGGCAGGACAAGCGCAAATCTGGGGGCCGGGGCAAGAAACAGAAGCGTTCTGAGCAAGGGAAACAAG AGAGTGATCCTCAGCTGGACTATGATGCAGCTGTGAGGAAGATGGAGGCAGCACAGAAACAGATGCAGGAGTCGGCCCAGCGCCACCTGGAGCAGTACGAGGACTCGTCTGAGGAGGAGGAACTCGACAAGGAGAAGATTCTGAGTTCTGCTGTGCAGTCCTATAACCAGGCACTTG GTTCTGAGGAAGATGCAGACTTGAGCCATGTTAAGCAGCACCTTGTGCAGACGTGCCACTCTGGAGCAGCCGTCTGTCTCATCTGCATTGCCACCATCAAGAGAAATGAGCCG GTGTGGAACTGCCGTCTGTGCGCGTGTATGCTGCACCTACAGTGTATCCAGCGGTGGGTGAGGGACGGAGTGACACAGACGTCCCTGTTGTCAGACGAACACTTTCCTAACAGGGACATCCCATGGCAGTG CCCAAAGTGCAGACATGACTACAGCCAGGCTGAGACTCCCACCAGATACTTCTGCTTCTGTGGTAAAGTG GAAGACCCTGAGTTTGACCCTTGGCTGGTTCCCCACTCCTGTGGACAGACCTGTAGCCGTGCACTACAGCCAGAATGTGGCCACAACTGCCTTCTCCTCTGTCACCCAG GACCATGTCCCCCCTGCCCACAGATGGTGAAGAGCACATGTTACTGTCGGAAGAAACCACCTGAACCCCGCAGGTGTGCAGCACGGGAGTGGTCCTGTAGCCAGGTGTGTGGTAGGAAGCTGCCCTGTGGTCTGCACACCTGTGGACAGGTGTGTCATGCAG GAGATTGCCCACCCTGTAGTAAGGAGAGCTCCCAGCCCTGTCAGTGTGGGCAGAAGTCAGCTGTCAGACCCTGTGCTGAGCCTACCTGGCAGTGTGACAAG GTGTGTGGGAAGCCTCTAAGCTGTGGTTTCCATACTTGTGAAAAG GTATGTCACAGTGGGGCATGTGGGCCCTGTCCCAGGACTGGGAAGAGGACCTGTCCATGTGGGAAGACAG TGTATTCTGATCTGTCTTGTACTGAGGATGCACCAACATGTATTGACACCTGTGGGAAG GAGCTGTCCTGTGGTAGTCACTTGTGCACGGACAAGTGTCACTTTGGGCCTTGTGGACAG TGTTGGGAGATGGCGACCAAAACTTGTCGGTGTGGCCAGAGGAAGAAATCCCTGCCGTGTAACAAGGAGTACCTATGTGAGACCAGGTGTACCAACATGCGCAACTGCCAGCGCCACCAGTGCCGAAGGAAG TGCTGTGGTGGTCAGTGTCCACCCTGTGACCAGAATTGTGGCCGGTCCCTGAACTGCAGGAATCACAAATGTCCAACAAAGTGTCATCCAG gccaGTGCTACCCCTGTAATGAGACCGTGGACATCTCCTGTCACTGCGGCTTTACTGTCATCACTGTGCCCTGTGGGAGGAAGAGGGGTGCCAAACCTCCCAAGTGCATGCAGCCATGCAG AAAGCCTCCAGACTGCCACCACCCCCAGCGTGCACCCCACCCCTGCCATGCCAACGACTGTCCGCCCTGCCGGCAGAGGTGCTGTCTGCCCCTGCCTGGCTGTTCCCACATCTGCCCTCACCCCTGCCATACTGCCGTCAAGGTTCTACAGAAACCTCAG GGGAAGCGTGCGGGTCCATGGGAGCCTGTACTTCAGCCGGTCCTGACAgtggtcaggtttgactgtccACCCTGCCAAGTACCTCTCCCTGT ACAATGCTTGGGAGGACATGAG ATTAGCCCGTTACCCTGCAGCCAGGCCAGACCCTTCCCATGTGGACGACCTTGTGGGCGGCGACTCACCTGTACCAACCACACCTGTTCGAAAATATGTCATCTCGTCACCATTGTTGGGGATGACCCTTCACAG GCTGGTCCCGAGTGTGAGGTGTGTGAAGAAGGGTGTGGTCGGCCCCGCCCAGAGGGATGTGTGCACCCCTGTCTCCGCCCCTGTCACCCCGGCGACTGCCCGCCCTGTGAACAGATGGTGCGCCAACCCTGCCACTGCAAGATCATCCAACTCTTCATTGAGtgcag CAAATGGACAGCTGCCGatgacaagacaagacaagacctCCTGAGCTGTCAGAGCCCCTGTCCCAAACTG TTGTCTTGTGGACACCAGTGCACCCAGGTGTGCCATGCTGGGAACTGCCCCGGGCCAGAGAACTGCAACCGTAAAACCAACATCCGCTGTCCGTGTCGCAGGAAAAAGAAG GATGTGCGCTGCAGTGCCTTGCAGAAGGGAGAGGCCAGGTTGGAATGTGATGACATCTGCCAACAAGTCAAAGATGAAAAACAAAAG GCAGCTGAGCTGGAAAAGGAGAAACATGAAGAAGCTGAGAAGCAGAAACAACAG GAAGAGCTGGAGGAGTTCCAGCGTAAGATGAACAAGAGGCGACGGCAGAGGAAGCAGAGGTCGGAGGTTGATGAGAAGATCCCGTGGTACCGGGACAGGAAGACTGTCGCTCTTCTGGTCTCCATGGTTACGGTGCTGCTGTTTGCTATCATGTATCAACTTACTTCTGACTGA
- the LOC118418821 gene encoding 40S ribosomal protein S3, whose amino-acid sequence MAVQVSKKRKFVADGVFKAELNEFLTRELAEDGYSGVEVRVTPTRTEIIILATRTQNVLGEKGRRIRELTSVVQKRFGFAEGTVELYAEKVAQRGLCAIAQAESLRYKLLGGLAVRRACYGVLRFIMESGAKGCEVVVSGKLRGQRAKSMKFVDGLMIHSGEPANSYVDSAVRHVMLRQGVLGIKVKIMLPWDPTGKTGPKKPLPDHVSIVEPKDEIMPSGPSSEQKGEKGAPAPAAAAGAPVQPGAMGAPAMGGPPIWHQEEMPPPQ is encoded by the exons ATGGCGGTCCAGGTTTCCAAGAAGAGGAAG TTCGTCGCGGATGGAGTGTTCAAGGCTGAATTGAACGAGTTTCTAACTCGTGAGCTGGCCGAGGATGGCTACAGTGGCGTGGAAGTCCGTGTAACCCCCACACGGACTGAGATCATCATCCTAGCGACTCGCACACAAAATGTTCTAGGCGAGAAGGGTCGTCGGATCCGCGAGCTCACCTCAGTGGTACAGAAACGTTTTGGCTTCGCCGAGGGCACTGTCGAG CTGTATGCTGAGAAGGTTGCCCAGCGTGGTCTGTGTGCCATCGCCCAGGCTGAGTCTCTTCGGTACAAGCTACTCGGTGGTCTTGCTGTCAGAAG GGCGTGCTATGGTGTGCTGAGGTTTATCATGGAGTCAGGCGCCAAGGGTTGTGAGGTTGTTGTGTCGGGTAAGCTGCGTGGACAGCGTGCCAAGTCCATGAAGTTTGTGGATGGTCTGATGATCCACAGCGGCGAACCCGCCAACTCATACGTGGACTCTGCTGTCAGACACGTCATGTTGCGCCAAG GTGTCCTGGGCATCAAGGTGAAGATCATGTTGCCGTGGGACCCAACTGGCAAGACTGGCCCCAAGAAACCTCTGCCTGACCACGTCAGTATCGTGGAGCCTAAAGATGAGATCATGCCATCAG GCCCATCATCCGAGCAGAAGGGTGAGAAGGGTGCTCCGGCCCCAGCTGCCGCTGCAGGTGCACCTGTCCAGCCAGGTGCCATGGGGGCACCTGCCATGGGCGGGCCTCCAAT cTGGCACCAGGAGGAGATGCCACCACctcagtaa